Proteins encoded together in one Zonotrichia leucophrys gambelii isolate GWCS_2022_RI chromosome 1, RI_Zleu_2.0, whole genome shotgun sequence window:
- the TMSB4X gene encoding thymosin beta-4, which yields MSDKPDMAEIEKFDKSKLKKTETQEKNPLPSKETIEQEKQAGES from the exons ATGTCCGACAAACCAGACATGGCTGAGATCGAGAAATTTGACAAGTCCAAATTGAAGAAGACAGAGACGCAAGAGAAAAATCCGCTGCCTTCAAAAGAAA CAATTGAACAGGAGAAGCAAGCGGGTGAATCGTAA